One window from the genome of Pyxidicoccus xibeiensis encodes:
- the dusB gene encoding tRNA dihydrouridine synthase DusB, with protein sequence MPQLGPYSLPNPYILAPMAGVSEMPFRVIAFRLGAALCPTELVSSQGLMRANQRTLKYLRYDAQVERPYSLQIYGGEPEAMARAAEVGKASGAQIIDINMGCPVKKVTKNGAGSALLCDVPRAGAIVRAIREATGLPVTCKIRSGWDARNRNYLQMAASLQEAGCAALAIHPRTREQGYSGQADWSVIADLKRHFPELPLIGNGDVRTPEDARRMLESTGCDFVMIGRAALGNPWIFRELLGGPPATPRERCALVLEHLRAHLDFMGDPLGAVRSFRKQLAWYAHGLYGAAAFRAEVNALDLPSAVEDCVRRFFDSADADLAGPDGEQDVDYRAALG encoded by the coding sequence ATGCCGCAGCTCGGTCCCTACTCCCTGCCGAACCCCTACATCCTCGCCCCCATGGCGGGGGTGAGCGAGATGCCCTTCCGGGTCATCGCCTTCCGCCTGGGCGCCGCCCTCTGCCCCACCGAGCTCGTCAGCTCCCAGGGCCTGATGCGCGCCAACCAGCGCACCCTCAAGTACCTGCGCTACGACGCCCAGGTGGAGCGGCCCTACTCCCTCCAGATTTATGGCGGCGAGCCGGAGGCCATGGCCCGCGCCGCGGAGGTGGGCAAGGCGTCCGGCGCTCAAATCATCGACATCAACATGGGCTGCCCGGTGAAGAAGGTGACGAAGAACGGCGCCGGCAGCGCCCTCTTGTGCGACGTGCCCCGCGCCGGCGCCATCGTCCGCGCCATCCGCGAGGCCACCGGGCTGCCCGTCACCTGCAAGATTCGCTCGGGGTGGGATGCCCGGAACCGGAACTACCTCCAGATGGCCGCCTCGCTCCAGGAGGCCGGCTGCGCGGCGCTCGCCATCCACCCGCGCACCCGCGAGCAGGGCTACTCGGGCCAGGCGGACTGGAGCGTCATCGCCGACCTCAAGCGCCACTTCCCGGAGCTGCCCCTCATCGGCAACGGGGACGTGAGGACGCCGGAGGACGCCCGGCGCATGCTGGAGAGCACCGGCTGTGACTTCGTGATGATTGGCCGCGCGGCGCTGGGCAACCCCTGGATTTTCCGCGAGCTGCTGGGCGGCCCGCCCGCCACCCCGCGCGAGCGCTGCGCCCTGGTGCTCGAGCACCTGCGCGCGCACCTGGACTTCATGGGGGACCCGCTGGGCGCGGTGCGCTCCTTCCGCAAGCAGCTGGCGTGGTACGCCCACGGCCTGTACGGCGCCGCCGCCTTCCGCGCGGAGGTGAATGCGCTGGACCTGCCCTCCGCCGTGGAGGACTGCGTGCGCCGCTTCTTCGACTCCGCGGACGCGGACCTCGCCGGCCCCGACGGCGAGCAGGACGTGGACTACCGCGCGGCGCTGGGCTGA
- a CDS encoding TPR end-of-group domain-containing protein, whose product MFRFRLGSIPVEVHPSHLLVSAMIAWGSIGAAQDGWPFRQVEGAPALGHASAMVVYILSWMLIVFVSVLIHEMGHALASRLFGYRPSIALVWMGGHTLPNDEPGPLPWKRNLLITAAGPFFGLMLGIASGVGYSMLKGRSPALDFFLFTFMVANLFWAVLNMLPVLPLDGGHITTTLATRMFGPRKGFILAQGLALLVCVAAVVFGLKTGSLLFTIIFAMYGVQAFRVVAEGMRGGEKARVSNLSGPLAEKLREAKVALDAGRMDDARRLSAGVLETEEGLTPQLASHAHHMLGWVALKEGQGRQALDHFSQVQGLPVEPHAVAAAFSLVGDDGRALDWWKQAWQTSSDRTVLHEYAGTLIRLGREQEALRLPSLDPAAAYSCAERVLFIRGAYSEAATVSEAALQHTPSATIAYDAACAYARARNVPDAVRMLRRATELGFRDGGYAASDEDLAPLHGHPDFEAWLTELRQSAAS is encoded by the coding sequence ATGTTCCGCTTTCGCCTCGGGAGCATTCCCGTCGAAGTCCATCCCAGCCACCTGCTGGTGTCCGCCATGATTGCGTGGGGCTCCATCGGAGCGGCCCAGGACGGCTGGCCGTTCCGTCAGGTGGAGGGGGCGCCCGCCCTCGGCCACGCCAGCGCCATGGTGGTCTACATCCTGTCGTGGATGCTCATCGTCTTCGTGTCCGTGCTCATCCATGAGATGGGGCACGCCCTGGCCAGCCGGCTGTTCGGCTACCGGCCGAGCATCGCGCTGGTCTGGATGGGGGGCCACACGCTCCCCAACGACGAGCCCGGCCCCCTGCCCTGGAAGCGCAACCTGCTCATCACCGCGGCGGGGCCCTTCTTCGGGCTGATGCTGGGCATCGCCAGCGGGGTGGGCTACTCGATGCTCAAGGGCCGCTCGCCCGCGTTGGACTTCTTCCTGTTCACCTTCATGGTGGCCAACCTGTTCTGGGCGGTGCTGAACATGCTGCCGGTGCTTCCGCTGGATGGCGGGCACATCACCACCACCCTGGCGACGCGGATGTTCGGCCCCCGGAAGGGCTTCATCCTGGCGCAGGGGCTGGCGCTGCTGGTGTGCGTGGCGGCGGTGGTGTTCGGCCTGAAGACGGGCTCGCTGCTGTTCACCATCATCTTCGCCATGTACGGCGTGCAGGCCTTCCGCGTGGTGGCGGAGGGGATGCGGGGCGGGGAGAAGGCCCGGGTGTCGAACCTCTCGGGGCCGCTGGCGGAGAAGCTGCGCGAGGCGAAGGTGGCGCTCGACGCGGGCCGCATGGACGACGCGCGGCGGCTGAGCGCCGGGGTGCTGGAGACGGAGGAGGGCCTCACGCCGCAGCTGGCCAGCCACGCGCACCACATGCTGGGGTGGGTGGCGCTGAAGGAGGGCCAGGGCCGGCAGGCGCTGGACCACTTCTCTCAGGTGCAGGGCCTGCCGGTGGAGCCGCACGCGGTGGCGGCGGCCTTCTCGCTGGTGGGCGACGACGGGCGCGCGCTCGACTGGTGGAAGCAGGCCTGGCAGACGTCGTCGGACCGCACGGTGCTCCACGAGTACGCCGGCACGCTCATCCGCCTGGGCCGTGAGCAGGAGGCGCTGCGGCTCCCGAGCCTGGACCCCGCGGCGGCGTACTCCTGCGCGGAGCGGGTGCTCTTCATCCGCGGCGCGTACTCCGAGGCGGCCACGGTGAGCGAGGCGGCGCTCCAGCACACGCCCAGCGCCACCATCGCCTACGACGCCGCATGCGCCTATGCGCGCGCGCGCAACGTGCCGGACGCGGTGCGGATGCTGCGCCGCGCCACGGAGCTGGGGTTCAGGGACGGGGGCTATGCCGCCTCGGACGAGGACCTGGCGCCCCTGCATGGACACCCGGACTTCGAAGCCTGGTTGACGGAGCTGCGCCAATCCGCGGCGTCCTGA
- a CDS encoding acyl-CoA desaturase — MQTTSSPAVAADDERLNWLSSIPFFAVHIMCLAVFWVGANPVDVAVCVGLYVVRMWGITAGFHRYFSHRAFKTGRVFQFILALVGTTSTQKGVLWWAANHRHHHRYSDQAEDIHSPIQRGFWWSHMNWILCDKYGDTKLESIKDFARFPELVLLNRFHLVPPVLLAVALYFIGGFSMLVWGFFVSTTLLWHGTFTINSLSHIFGKRRYKTTDTSRNNWLLALITLGEGWHNNHHYHQNTANQGWFWWEVDLSYYSLKALSWVGVVEGLRKPSEATKYAFRKYTAEERAELEAPTRFWGATGARAQLVAARAAAGDAAKAAGDAAKAAGDKVREAIAAATDHLPTSAPSPQAMLKRQ, encoded by the coding sequence TTGCAGACGACATCCTCCCCTGCCGTGGCCGCGGACGACGAGCGCCTCAACTGGCTGTCCTCCATCCCCTTCTTCGCCGTCCACATCATGTGCCTCGCCGTGTTCTGGGTGGGCGCGAACCCCGTGGACGTGGCGGTGTGTGTGGGCCTGTACGTGGTGCGGATGTGGGGCATCACCGCGGGCTTCCACCGGTACTTCTCGCACCGGGCCTTCAAGACGGGGCGCGTGTTCCAGTTCATCCTGGCCCTGGTGGGCACCACGTCGACGCAGAAGGGCGTGCTGTGGTGGGCGGCGAACCACCGGCACCACCACCGGTACTCGGACCAGGCGGAGGACATCCACTCGCCGATTCAGCGTGGCTTCTGGTGGAGCCACATGAACTGGATTCTCTGCGACAAGTACGGGGACACGAAGCTGGAGTCCATCAAGGACTTCGCGCGCTTCCCGGAGCTGGTGCTGCTCAACCGCTTCCACCTGGTGCCGCCGGTGCTGCTGGCGGTGGCGCTCTACTTCATCGGCGGCTTCTCCATGCTGGTGTGGGGCTTCTTCGTCAGCACCACGCTCCTGTGGCACGGGACGTTCACCATCAACTCGCTGAGCCACATCTTCGGCAAGCGCCGCTACAAGACGACGGACACCAGCCGGAACAACTGGCTGCTGGCGCTCATCACCCTGGGCGAGGGGTGGCACAACAACCACCACTACCACCAGAACACCGCCAACCAGGGCTGGTTCTGGTGGGAGGTGGACCTCAGCTACTACTCGCTGAAGGCGCTCTCCTGGGTGGGCGTGGTGGAGGGGCTGCGCAAGCCGTCCGAGGCCACGAAGTACGCCTTCCGGAAGTACACGGCCGAGGAGCGCGCGGAGCTCGAGGCGCCCACCCGCTTCTGGGGGGCCACGGGTGCGCGGGCGCAGCTCGTCGCGGCCCGGGCCGCGGCGGGTGACGCGGCCAAGGCCGCCGGAGACGCGGCCAAGGCGGCGGGAGACAAGGTGCGCGAGGCGATTGCCGCCGCCACAGACCACCTGCCCACCTCCGCGCCGTCGCCCCAGGCGATGCTCAAGCGGCAGTAA
- a CDS encoding RNA polymerase sigma factor, with product MPLPPSSLKPEVASARTGDEPVRESVGAGSDEVLMARFCEGESTAFDALFQRYARPVHGYLARLTGSPASAEDLVQLTFLSLVRARGRFQPSSRFKPWLYAIATNAARDFQRRGRRPEELTPEGELPASIPADLPAPRDAGLEQAVQRALAALPEGQRIPILLHRFEGMSFAEIADAMDLTESAVKVRAHRGYARLRELLAALHQETTE from the coding sequence GTGCCACTGCCGCCCTCCTCGCTGAAACCCGAAGTCGCCTCGGCGCGTACCGGTGATGAGCCGGTGCGCGAGTCCGTTGGCGCCGGGTCCGACGAGGTGCTGATGGCGCGGTTCTGCGAGGGGGAGTCCACGGCGTTCGACGCGCTCTTCCAGCGCTACGCCCGCCCCGTGCACGGCTACCTCGCGCGGCTGACGGGCAGCCCGGCCTCGGCCGAGGACCTGGTGCAGCTCACCTTCCTGTCCCTGGTGCGCGCCCGGGGACGCTTCCAGCCGAGCTCCCGCTTCAAGCCGTGGCTCTACGCCATCGCCACCAACGCGGCGCGGGACTTCCAGCGCCGGGGCCGGCGGCCGGAGGAGCTGACGCCTGAGGGCGAGCTTCCCGCCAGCATCCCCGCCGACCTGCCAGCCCCGCGCGACGCCGGGCTTGAGCAGGCCGTGCAGCGCGCCCTGGCCGCCCTGCCCGAGGGCCAGCGCATCCCCATCCTCCTCCACCGCTTCGAGGGGATGAGCTTCGCGGAGATTGCCGACGCCATGGACCTCACCGAGAGCGCGGTGAAGGTCCGCGCCCACCGTGGCTACGCGCGCCTGCGCGAGCTGCTGGCCGCCCTGCATCAGGAGACCACTGAATGA
- a CDS encoding NrsF family protein → MKPECSRVMDSLGGPLPADLESHVASCEDCRALVGGFDVLGGAPVAPTARTAPMSPAPAPRLETARQVALKELAAHPKPTPWWRELLVLLAVYAGVFLGGLFLLGRDGLVGNLASPLVIAVVALLTLLLVGGGALVAVAPTWRRLPWGLVALGAVGVAAVQLVGGSGQQGRVRPLLAGAMGCMGSELLLSVLPVAAALVLLSRSAFQPARALAAGLSAAGVSLLVLHLHCSDGTLAHLLVAHVVPWLLLAGVVVLVRSRLPTHSYAP, encoded by the coding sequence ATGAAGCCGGAGTGCTCGCGGGTGATGGACTCCCTGGGAGGGCCGCTGCCAGCGGACCTGGAGTCGCACGTGGCCTCCTGTGAGGACTGCCGTGCCCTGGTGGGCGGCTTCGACGTGCTGGGCGGGGCGCCGGTGGCTCCGACGGCTCGCACCGCCCCCATGTCCCCGGCGCCGGCCCCGAGGCTGGAGACCGCGCGGCAGGTCGCCCTGAAGGAGCTGGCCGCACACCCGAAGCCCACGCCCTGGTGGCGCGAGCTGCTGGTGCTGCTGGCCGTCTACGCGGGGGTGTTCCTCGGAGGCCTCTTCCTGCTGGGCAGGGACGGGCTGGTGGGCAACCTGGCCTCGCCCCTGGTGATTGCGGTGGTGGCGCTGCTCACCCTGCTGCTGGTGGGCGGGGGCGCGCTGGTGGCCGTGGCGCCGACATGGCGGCGGCTGCCGTGGGGCCTGGTGGCGCTGGGCGCGGTAGGCGTCGCCGCGGTGCAGCTGGTGGGCGGCTCCGGACAGCAGGGCCGGGTGCGTCCGCTGCTGGCGGGGGCGATGGGGTGCATGGGCTCGGAGCTGCTGCTGTCGGTGCTGCCCGTGGCCGCCGCGCTCGTGCTGCTGTCCCGGTCGGCCTTCCAGCCCGCGCGGGCGCTCGCGGCGGGCCTGTCCGCGGCGGGGGTGAGCCTGCTGGTGCTCCACCTCCACTGCTCGGATGGGACGCTGGCGCACCTGCTGGTGGCACACGTGGTGCCGTGGCTGCTGCTGGCGGGCGTGGTGGTGCTGGTGCGCTCGCGCCTGCCCACGCACAGCTACGCGCCCTAA
- a CDS encoding chloride channel protein, producing MPEVALQRTAWVRLRAFLGRSLHALLGASNRLRLPGPSVLPVAGAVVGLYSGLAAGIFANLIGLVSGLTFGAAELTHTLRRSQLRTLWDAFASARWHPEYAIIGMPVALGALVLSHIIQPGGPRDEVKRRLRLLSLLALGALSLYYPLVALAALNSVFAHTHDLPETLTHLPWWLMLLAPTLGGVAVGRLLRDRPETHGHGVPEVVRAVKSGANVVPADRGLLKLLASAITIGSGGSAGREGPIVYGGAAFASSVGRVLGFSRRELSILLACGAGAGISASFNAPIAGAVFAMEIILREFELRVFSPIILASVAGTLVSQGVLGEAPMLRRVPYELVSGGEVLAYAGLGIACGLLAFAFVRMLHGTEHYFQGHGKGRLSPWLGRRPLPLRAGLGGLCAGVLAFISPTVWGSGHDYINLAALGRLSLLFLVTACVLKLVATAITIGSGGSGGTFFPAAVIGAMAGGAFGTVVHSFFPEGTGPSGAYALVGMGGAVAALNRGPLTGMMMLYELSGNHDIILPLMVTCTIASALCHYLIERKAPKTQSDADLLEATPVRKVMAHLPPVPAGTPMRELTDLLLTSEAGTLPVLDTAGSVYGTVQVEQLREVWRDESLYPLLVASDLARKLPLLSPDEDLGHALRLMDQEDVDALPVTCPPGSPTCGLLTRGAVRRYLFAQHARSLSHADAPVSATETTH from the coding sequence ATGCCCGAAGTCGCGCTCCAGCGCACGGCCTGGGTCCGCCTGCGGGCGTTCCTGGGCCGCTCGCTCCATGCGCTGCTCGGGGCCTCCAACCGGCTGCGGCTGCCGGGCCCGTCGGTGCTGCCGGTGGCGGGCGCCGTGGTGGGGCTCTACAGCGGGCTGGCCGCCGGCATCTTCGCCAACCTCATCGGCCTGGTGAGCGGGCTCACCTTCGGAGCGGCCGAGCTGACGCACACGCTGCGCCGCAGCCAGCTGCGCACCCTCTGGGACGCGTTCGCCTCCGCGCGCTGGCATCCGGAGTACGCCATCATCGGCATGCCGGTGGCGCTGGGCGCGCTGGTGCTGTCGCACATCATCCAGCCCGGCGGCCCGCGCGACGAGGTGAAGCGCCGGCTGCGGCTGCTGTCCCTGCTGGCCCTGGGCGCGCTGTCCCTCTACTACCCGCTGGTGGCCCTGGCCGCGCTCAACAGCGTGTTCGCCCACACGCACGACCTGCCAGAGACGCTGACCCACCTGCCCTGGTGGCTGATGCTGCTGGCGCCCACGCTGGGCGGCGTGGCGGTGGGCCGGCTGCTGCGCGACAGGCCGGAGACGCACGGCCACGGTGTGCCCGAGGTGGTGCGCGCGGTGAAGTCCGGCGCCAACGTGGTTCCGGCGGACCGGGGCCTGCTGAAGCTGCTGGCGTCCGCGATAACGATTGGCAGCGGCGGCTCGGCGGGCCGAGAGGGCCCCATCGTCTATGGCGGCGCCGCGTTCGCCTCCAGCGTGGGCCGGGTGCTGGGCTTCAGCCGCAGGGAGCTGTCCATCCTCCTGGCCTGCGGGGCGGGCGCGGGCATCTCCGCGTCCTTCAACGCCCCCATCGCCGGCGCCGTGTTCGCGATGGAAATCATCCTCCGCGAGTTCGAGCTGCGCGTCTTCTCGCCCATCATCCTGGCCAGCGTGGCCGGCACCCTGGTGAGCCAGGGCGTGCTGGGCGAGGCCCCCATGCTCCGCCGCGTCCCGTACGAGCTGGTCAGCGGCGGCGAGGTGCTGGCGTACGCGGGGCTGGGCATCGCCTGCGGGCTGCTGGCCTTCGCCTTCGTGCGGATGCTGCACGGGACGGAGCACTACTTCCAGGGCCACGGGAAGGGCCGGCTATCGCCCTGGCTGGGCCGCCGTCCCCTGCCCCTGCGCGCGGGCCTGGGCGGGCTGTGCGCGGGCGTGCTCGCCTTCATCAGCCCCACGGTGTGGGGCAGCGGGCACGACTACATCAACCTGGCGGCGCTGGGGCGGCTGTCCCTGCTCTTCCTCGTCACCGCGTGCGTGCTGAAGCTGGTGGCCACCGCCATCACCATCGGCTCGGGGGGCTCGGGCGGCACCTTCTTCCCGGCGGCCGTCATCGGCGCCATGGCGGGCGGCGCCTTCGGCACGGTGGTGCACTCCTTCTTTCCCGAGGGCACCGGCCCCAGCGGCGCGTACGCCCTGGTGGGCATGGGGGGCGCGGTGGCCGCCCTCAACCGCGGGCCGCTCACCGGGATGATGATGCTCTACGAGCTGAGCGGGAACCACGACATCATCCTGCCGCTGATGGTGACGTGCACCATCGCCTCCGCCCTCTGCCACTATCTCATCGAGCGCAAGGCGCCGAAGACGCAGAGCGACGCGGACCTGCTGGAGGCCACGCCCGTGCGCAAGGTGATGGCGCACCTGCCCCCCGTGCCGGCGGGCACGCCGATGCGCGAGCTGACGGATTTGCTGCTCACCTCCGAGGCGGGCACCCTGCCCGTGCTGGACACGGCCGGCTCCGTCTACGGCACCGTGCAGGTGGAGCAGCTGCGCGAGGTGTGGCGGGACGAGTCCCTGTACCCCCTGCTGGTGGCCAGTGACCTGGCGCGCAAGCTGCCCCTGCTGTCCCCCGACGAGGACCTGGGCCACGCGCTGCGCCTGATGGACCAGGAGGACGTGGACGCCCTGCCCGTCACGTGCCCTCCTGGAAGCCCCACCTGCGGCCTGCTCACCCGCGGCGCCGTCCGGCGGTACCTCTTCGCCCAGCACGCCCGCTCGCTCTCCCACGCGGACGCCCCCGTCAGCGCCACCGAGACCACGCACTGA
- a CDS encoding UDP-glucose dehydrogenase family protein, whose protein sequence is MRIAVVGTGYVGLVAGTCLAESGNEVTCVDVDEKKIHDLREGRLPLYEPGLEELLRRNMVARRLRFTTDLGKAVTPAQVVFIAVGAPQGDTGDADLQYVLAAAEDIGRALRQYTVVVDKSTVSVGAADRVRESISRVTDVEFDVVSNPELLKEGTALEDFLRPDRVIIGTSSERARKLMGQLYEPFVRTESPILYMDTRSAELTKYAANAMLATRISFMNDIAALCEKVGADVDFVRKGLGADKRIGYPFLFPGVGYGGSCFPKDVKALVATAREHGLELDLLRGVERTNARQKRSLLAKALKHYGELADRTFAVWGLAFKPKTDDMREAPSVELIEGLLGKGARVQVYDPVAAKVAERYFGNRVLYAPSGYAAAEGAEGLFLVTEWNEFRRPDLKRLKSLMKGHAIFDGRNVFDPAQVREEGFTYYGIGRV, encoded by the coding sequence ATGAGAATCGCGGTGGTGGGGACGGGGTACGTGGGACTCGTGGCGGGGACGTGTCTCGCCGAGTCGGGGAACGAGGTCACCTGCGTGGACGTGGACGAGAAGAAGATCCACGACCTGCGGGAGGGGCGGCTGCCCCTCTACGAGCCGGGGCTGGAGGAGCTGCTGCGCCGCAACATGGTGGCGCGCCGGCTCCGCTTCACCACGGACCTGGGCAAGGCGGTGACGCCGGCCCAGGTCGTCTTCATCGCCGTGGGCGCGCCGCAGGGGGATACCGGTGACGCCGACCTCCAGTACGTGCTGGCCGCCGCGGAGGACATCGGCCGGGCGCTGCGCCAGTACACGGTGGTGGTGGACAAGAGCACCGTGTCGGTGGGCGCCGCGGACCGGGTGCGGGAGAGCATCTCCCGGGTGACGGACGTGGAGTTCGACGTGGTGTCGAACCCGGAGCTCCTCAAGGAGGGCACGGCGCTGGAGGACTTCCTCCGGCCGGACCGCGTCATCATCGGCACTTCCTCCGAGCGGGCGCGCAAGCTGATGGGCCAGCTCTACGAGCCCTTCGTCCGCACGGAGAGCCCCATCCTGTACATGGACACCCGCTCGGCGGAGCTGACGAAGTACGCCGCCAACGCGATGCTGGCCACGCGCATCTCTTTCATGAACGACATCGCCGCGCTGTGCGAGAAGGTCGGCGCGGACGTGGACTTCGTGCGCAAGGGCCTGGGGGCGGACAAGCGCATCGGCTACCCGTTCCTCTTCCCGGGCGTGGGCTACGGCGGCTCCTGCTTCCCCAAGGACGTGAAGGCGCTGGTGGCCACCGCGCGGGAGCACGGCCTGGAGCTGGACCTGCTGCGGGGGGTGGAGCGGACCAACGCGCGGCAGAAGCGCTCGCTGCTGGCCAAGGCGCTGAAGCACTATGGCGAGCTGGCGGACCGGACGTTCGCCGTGTGGGGCCTGGCCTTCAAGCCGAAGACGGACGACATGCGCGAGGCGCCGTCGGTGGAGCTCATCGAGGGCCTGCTGGGCAAGGGCGCGCGGGTGCAGGTGTACGACCCGGTGGCGGCGAAGGTGGCCGAGCGCTACTTCGGCAACCGGGTGCTGTACGCGCCGTCGGGCTACGCGGCGGCGGAAGGGGCAGAGGGGCTGTTCCTCGTGACGGAGTGGAACGAGTTCCGCAGGCCAGACCTGAAGCGGCTCAAGAGCCTGATGAAGGGGCACGCCATCTTCGACGGCCGCAACGTCTTCGACCCGGCCCAGGTGAGGGAAGAAGGCTTCACCTACTACGGCATCGGCCGGGTATAG
- a CDS encoding glycosyltransferase family 4 protein, whose amino-acid sequence MTADTLGGVWTYALELVRALAPRDVEVTLATMGAPLSEAQWAQARALPNLHLEESRFRLEWMDDPWEDVRAAGDWLLSLEARVRPDVVHLNGYAHGALPWERRPLVVGHSCILSWWRAVKREDAPERYARYREAVTAGLRAAGRVVAPSAAMLEALRAHYGPLPPAEVIPNGRFPGVMPPRAKREPFVLSAGRLWDEAKNLAALRAAAPRLGWPVKVAGDARHPSGLAVESRHVELLGHLSSSSLADWMGRASVYALPARYEPFGLSVLEAALSGCALVLGDIPSLREVWGEGPALFVPPDDVGALVDAVETLRHDDTLRTRLAVRARARALTYTPRRMAAAYLSLYAALSGLRIPEAPPPPPRTRSPLPETPSP is encoded by the coding sequence ATGACCGCCGATACCCTCGGCGGCGTCTGGACGTATGCGCTGGAGCTCGTCCGGGCGCTCGCGCCACGCGACGTGGAGGTGACGCTCGCCACCATGGGCGCGCCGCTCTCCGAAGCCCAGTGGGCGCAGGCGCGCGCCCTGCCCAACCTCCACCTCGAGGAGAGCCGCTTCCGCCTCGAGTGGATGGACGACCCATGGGAGGACGTGCGCGCGGCGGGGGACTGGCTCCTCTCGCTGGAGGCGCGGGTGCGCCCGGACGTGGTGCACCTCAACGGCTATGCGCACGGGGCGCTGCCCTGGGAGCGGCGGCCGCTGGTGGTGGGCCATTCGTGCATCCTGTCCTGGTGGCGCGCGGTGAAGCGCGAGGACGCCCCGGAGCGCTACGCGCGCTACCGCGAGGCCGTCACCGCCGGGCTGCGGGCGGCGGGGAGGGTGGTGGCCCCGAGCGCGGCCATGCTGGAGGCGCTGCGAGCCCACTACGGTCCGCTGCCCCCCGCGGAGGTCATCCCCAACGGCCGGTTCCCGGGCGTCATGCCCCCGCGCGCGAAGCGGGAGCCCTTCGTCCTCTCCGCGGGCCGGCTGTGGGACGAGGCGAAGAACCTCGCCGCGCTGCGGGCCGCGGCGCCGCGCCTCGGCTGGCCGGTGAAGGTGGCGGGCGACGCGCGGCACCCCTCGGGACTCGCCGTGGAGTCCCGCCACGTGGAGCTGCTGGGGCACCTGTCCTCTTCGTCGCTGGCGGACTGGATGGGGCGCGCCAGCGTGTACGCGCTGCCCGCGCGCTACGAGCCCTTCGGCCTGTCCGTGCTGGAGGCCGCGCTGTCCGGCTGCGCGCTGGTGCTGGGCGACATCCCCTCGCTGCGAGAGGTGTGGGGAGAAGGGCCCGCCCTCTTCGTGCCGCCGGATGACGTCGGAGCGCTGGTGGATGCGGTGGAGACGCTGCGCCACGACGACACGCTGCGCACCCGGCTGGCCGTGCGGGCGCGGGCGCGGGCCCTCACCTACACGCCGCGGAGGATGGCCGCGGCCTACCTGTCCCTCTACGCCGCGCTCTCGGGGCTGCGCATCCCCGAAGCGCCGCCTCCGCCGCCCCGGACGCGGAGCCCCCTTCCGGAGACGCCGTCACCATGA
- a CDS encoding YihY/virulence factor BrkB family protein encodes MEGVHRGGLAGREASGPGGSPSGARRGWPHGAAKWRGLPARLKQEWKRNKLSDAAAALTFYGVLSLFPFLLFMVALAGVVIQPAQVQALVGAVGREVPPAFSQLVYAQLEQLTSGPGRPLLTFSALAAVWSATAGVVSLMDALNTAYGVTERRPRWKVYGIALGMMLAGAVLTLLAGLLAVGAPALASRLGPPWTTLVVWLRLPLAALLMMILWATLYSVLPDARQKFKFITPGSVAGVLVWLSASLGFSFYVSRFSTFGITYGALGGIVVLLLWMWISSLALMLGAEINAVLARPPSDETPGTRTV; translated from the coding sequence ATGGAAGGCGTGCATCGCGGCGGCCTGGCTGGCAGGGAGGCGTCCGGTCCGGGCGGAAGCCCCTCCGGGGCACGCAGGGGCTGGCCTCACGGCGCGGCGAAGTGGAGGGGCCTCCCCGCGAGGCTGAAACAGGAGTGGAAGCGCAACAAGCTGAGTGACGCGGCGGCCGCCCTCACGTTCTACGGTGTCCTCTCCCTCTTTCCCTTCCTGCTCTTCATGGTCGCCCTGGCGGGTGTCGTCATCCAGCCCGCCCAGGTGCAGGCGCTCGTCGGTGCGGTGGGCCGCGAGGTCCCTCCCGCCTTCAGCCAGCTCGTCTACGCCCAGCTCGAGCAGCTCACCTCCGGGCCCGGCAGGCCGTTGCTCACGTTCAGCGCCCTGGCCGCGGTGTGGTCGGCGACCGCCGGGGTGGTGAGCCTCATGGACGCGCTCAACACCGCCTACGGCGTGACGGAGCGCCGCCCGCGCTGGAAGGTCTACGGGATTGCGCTCGGGATGATGCTGGCGGGAGCGGTCCTGACGCTGCTCGCCGGGCTCCTCGCGGTGGGGGCCCCCGCGCTCGCCTCCAGGCTCGGGCCACCCTGGACGACACTCGTGGTCTGGCTGCGGCTGCCCCTCGCGGCGCTGCTGATGATGATTCTCTGGGCGACCCTCTACTCGGTGCTTCCGGATGCCCGGCAGAAGTTCAAGTTCATCACGCCCGGCTCCGTGGCGGGGGTGCTCGTCTGGCTCTCCGCCTCGCTGGGCTTCTCCTTCTACGTCTCCCGCTTCAGCACCTTCGGCATCACCTATGGCGCCCTGGGGGGCATCGTCGTCCTGCTGCTGTGGATGTGGATCTCCTCGCTCGCGCTGATGCTGGGCGCGGAGATAAACGCCGTCCTCGCGCGTCCTCCCTCCGACGAGACGCCCGGAACCCGGACTGTGTAG